The following proteins are co-located in the Rhodococcus opacus B4 genome:
- a CDS encoding GNAT family N-acetyltransferase — MAATVEHDVSESRFEIYLDGQLAGYADYFERNGARDFHHTVTYPQFRGQGLAAVVVKAALDDTKSSGLSVIPSCSYVEKYIAENPSYAELV, encoded by the coding sequence GTGGCGGCCACGGTGGAACACGACGTGTCGGAATCCCGGTTCGAGATCTACCTCGACGGCCAGCTGGCCGGATACGCCGACTACTTCGAGCGGAACGGCGCCCGCGACTTCCACCACACCGTGACGTACCCGCAGTTCCGCGGGCAGGGTCTGGCGGCGGTGGTGGTGAAGGCCGCACTCGACGACACGAAGTCCAGTGGGCTCTCCGTGATCCCGTCGTGCTCGTACGTGGAGAAGTACATCGCCGAGAATCCGAGCTATGCGGAGCTCGTCTGA
- a CDS encoding DUF3558 domain-containing protein, translating to MRSSSDPLRPAVRATCLLAATVVLAGCGSGGGSDTDPAAATTTSVPAQPGAFVGECGSLTDAEVYERAGIAGLTPVSRNGIKCRWEADGGERYVMFTWYRGSPIDRERSVAKGIGHEVHDLEIAGHRGFSSQNVGFCEVALGTGSDFVHWLVRYGTGSAPSDPCEAPTALGRLTLEKAK from the coding sequence ATGCGGAGCTCGTCTGATCCGCTCCGCCCGGCCGTCCGCGCGACGTGTCTGCTCGCCGCGACGGTCGTGCTGGCCGGCTGCGGATCCGGCGGCGGTTCCGACACCGATCCGGCAGCCGCGACGACCACCTCGGTGCCCGCGCAGCCCGGTGCGTTCGTGGGGGAATGCGGCTCGCTGACCGACGCCGAGGTGTACGAGCGGGCGGGGATCGCCGGGCTCACCCCGGTCTCGCGGAACGGCATCAAGTGCCGGTGGGAAGCGGACGGCGGCGAGCGGTACGTGATGTTCACCTGGTACCGCGGCAGCCCCATCGACCGGGAGCGGTCGGTGGCCAAGGGCATCGGTCACGAGGTTCACGACCTCGAGATCGCGGGGCATCGCGGATTCTCCTCGCAGAACGTCGGGTTCTGCGAGGTCGCGCTCGGCACGGGTTCCGATTTCGTGCACTGGCTGGTCCGCTACGGAACCGGCAGCGCACCCTCCGATCCGTGCGAGGCCCCGACCGCGCTCGGCCGGCTGACCCTGGAGAAGGCCAAGTGA
- a CDS encoding DUF3558 domain-containing protein, protein MSGRRRLAAAVASVMVLAGCGSSVTGTALPEGAASADDGGSPQFDKLLRECDAVPNDKIAETLHGAGIDQYFYGAVCMWTVSSAAGSIDVTFGWFENNSLQRERAVADQLGYQVETTSIAGTSAFGARRPGDAATCGITAAYSGVITWWVQQRSGTGDPCDGARTLAELTLQRNQ, encoded by the coding sequence GTGAGCGGCCGCCGGCGACTCGCCGCGGCGGTGGCGTCGGTGATGGTGCTGGCCGGCTGCGGCTCGTCCGTCACGGGCACTGCCCTGCCCGAGGGCGCCGCCTCCGCCGACGACGGCGGCTCGCCGCAGTTCGACAAGCTCCTGCGTGAATGCGACGCCGTCCCCAACGACAAGATCGCGGAGACACTGCACGGGGCAGGAATCGACCAGTACTTCTACGGTGCGGTGTGCATGTGGACGGTGTCGTCCGCCGCCGGATCGATCGACGTCACGTTCGGCTGGTTCGAGAACAACTCGTTGCAGCGGGAGCGGGCGGTGGCGGACCAACTGGGCTATCAGGTGGAGACCACGTCGATCGCGGGCACGTCGGCGTTCGGCGCCCGGCGGCCGGGTGATGCGGCGACGTGCGGGATCACCGCCGCCTACTCCGGTGTCATCACGTGGTGGGTGCAGCAGCGGTCGGGGACGGGCGACCCGTGCGACGGCGCGCGCACGCTCGCCGAGTTGACCCTGCAGCGCAACCAGTAG
- a CDS encoding MFS transporter → MTATETAVTRRLGPLILLNVATLFSSTGNGIVIVVLPWLVLEQTGRASDAAIVAGAATLPLLLSSLFAGTFVDLFGRRRTSLISDCLSALSVAAIPVIANTTGLTVTVIAVLAAIGAAFDPAGIAARESMLPAATKSAGWSLDRMNSLYEANYNVAYLVGPGIGGVLIATVGAVNTLWVAAAGFVLSVATIAFLRLENAGRPDTATRPTSIWHGTLEGLKFVWHNRLLRTIALVDMAVVALYMPVESVVFPVYFTELDKPAQLGSVLMALSIGGVVGALAYGPLAPFVSRRMLMVVAVTVLGAAMVAMAFLPPLWAILALALLQGLVFGPVGPIANYAMQTRSPEHMRGRVTGVMTSTAYAAGPLGYLLAGPILDTWGIQPAFFVLAIPVLIIGLACFGLPVLKELDEKVPVS, encoded by the coding sequence GTGACCGCCACCGAGACGGCTGTGACTCGTCGGTTGGGGCCCCTGATCCTCCTGAACGTCGCGACCCTGTTCTCCTCCACGGGCAACGGCATCGTCATCGTCGTGTTGCCGTGGCTGGTGCTCGAGCAGACCGGTCGCGCGTCGGACGCCGCGATCGTCGCGGGCGCGGCCACCCTCCCGCTGCTGCTGTCGAGCCTGTTCGCGGGCACGTTCGTCGACCTGTTCGGCCGACGCCGCACGTCCCTGATCTCCGACTGCCTGTCCGCCCTGTCCGTGGCGGCCATCCCGGTGATCGCGAACACGACGGGGCTGACCGTCACGGTGATCGCCGTCCTCGCCGCGATCGGCGCCGCGTTCGACCCGGCCGGAATCGCGGCCAGGGAGTCGATGCTGCCCGCCGCCACGAAGTCCGCGGGGTGGTCACTCGACCGGATGAACAGCCTCTACGAGGCCAACTACAACGTGGCGTATCTCGTCGGGCCGGGCATCGGCGGCGTCCTCATCGCCACCGTGGGTGCGGTGAACACGTTGTGGGTCGCCGCCGCCGGGTTCGTGCTGTCCGTCGCGACGATCGCGTTCCTGCGCCTCGAGAACGCCGGCAGGCCGGACACCGCCACCCGTCCGACGTCCATCTGGCACGGCACGCTCGAGGGATTGAAGTTCGTGTGGCACAACCGGCTCCTGCGCACGATCGCCCTCGTGGACATGGCGGTCGTCGCGCTGTACATGCCGGTCGAGTCGGTGGTGTTCCCGGTGTACTTCACCGAACTCGACAAACCTGCGCAACTGGGCTCGGTCCTGATGGCGCTCAGCATCGGCGGTGTGGTGGGCGCCCTCGCGTACGGACCACTCGCACCGTTCGTGTCGCGCCGGATGCTGATGGTGGTGGCGGTGACGGTGCTGGGCGCGGCGATGGTCGCGATGGCGTTCCTGCCGCCGCTGTGGGCGATCCTGGCGCTGGCCCTCCTGCAGGGTCTGGTGTTCGGTCCGGTCGGCCCGATCGCCAACTACGCCATGCAGACTCGCAGTCCGGAGCACATGCGCGGCCGGGTCACCGGGGTCATGACGTCCACCGCGTATGCGGCGGGCCCGCTGGGCTACCTGCTGGCCGGTCCCATCCTCGACACGTGGGGAATCCAGCCGGCGTTCTTCGTGCTCGCGATCCCGGTCCTGATCATCGGGCTGGCGTGCTTCGGGCTGCCCGTGCTGAAGGAACTGGACGAAAAGGTGCCGGTCAGTTGA
- a CDS encoding carboxylesterase/lipase family protein — MDVEKSGDTLVVRARDGDVRGYPEGDVYAWKGIPFAAAPVGDLRFRAPVPPAPWDGVRDCVDFGPMAPQGHGTAVPIDAGLEMDEDCLSVNVWAPRPDGTLRPVMVWIHGGAYCLGTAAQGIYNGRILSTLGDVVLVSFNYRVGALGFLDLSSFSTPERVFETNCGLRDQVAALEWVRENIESFGGDPDEVTVFGESSGAGSITTLMTVPSADGLFHRAIAQSPPATSVYGSERAATVAKQFLDILEVEPGRIDTLAHLPYRTVIEASDTLVNEVPTKIPGTLAMAPVVDRDFLPRYPVAAFQKGYSHRIPLIIGSNKDESSIFKFMKSPLLPVTSDSVQEMLRAIATDHPELPAARLADILSAYPDRGKPKGALAMSRDAAFRMPALWVADAHSRHSPTWMYRFDQATPMLKAARIGAGHATELPYVFGNFDTLNIDPTFWLGGRKTALEVSGRIQRRWLAFARHGVPAALDGSKHWAPYDEEDRSTLLIDGADTLVKDPDHEMRVAWGNDVMGFN, encoded by the coding sequence GTGGATGTCGAGAAGTCAGGCGACACACTCGTCGTCCGCGCCCGGGACGGCGACGTGCGCGGCTACCCCGAAGGCGACGTCTACGCGTGGAAGGGCATCCCGTTCGCCGCCGCCCCCGTCGGCGATCTGCGGTTCCGGGCGCCGGTCCCGCCCGCACCGTGGGACGGCGTCCGCGACTGCGTCGACTTCGGCCCGATGGCCCCGCAGGGTCACGGCACCGCCGTCCCGATCGACGCCGGACTCGAGATGGACGAGGACTGCTTGTCGGTCAACGTGTGGGCCCCCCGGCCCGACGGCACCCTGCGGCCGGTCATGGTGTGGATCCACGGCGGCGCCTACTGCCTGGGAACCGCAGCCCAGGGCATCTACAACGGGCGGATCCTGTCCACTCTCGGGGACGTCGTGCTCGTCTCGTTCAACTACCGGGTGGGGGCGCTCGGGTTCCTCGACCTGTCGTCGTTCTCGACGCCGGAGCGGGTGTTCGAGACCAACTGCGGTTTGCGTGACCAGGTCGCGGCCCTCGAATGGGTGCGCGAGAACATCGAGTCGTTCGGCGGTGACCCGGACGAGGTGACGGTGTTCGGGGAGTCGTCGGGGGCCGGGTCGATCACCACGCTGATGACCGTTCCGAGCGCGGACGGGTTGTTCCACCGGGCGATCGCCCAGAGCCCGCCCGCCACGTCGGTGTACGGCAGCGAGCGGGCGGCCACCGTCGCGAAGCAGTTCCTCGACATCCTCGAGGTGGAACCCGGGCGGATCGACACGCTTGCGCACCTGCCGTACCGCACGGTGATCGAGGCCAGCGACACGCTCGTCAACGAGGTGCCGACCAAGATCCCGGGCACACTCGCCATGGCGCCCGTGGTGGACCGCGACTTCCTGCCCCGCTACCCGGTGGCCGCGTTCCAGAAGGGCTACTCCCACCGCATCCCCCTCATCATCGGTTCCAACAAGGACGAGTCGTCGATCTTCAAATTCATGAAATCGCCTCTGCTGCCGGTAACTTCGGATTCGGTACAGGAGATGCTGCGGGCGATCGCGACCGATCACCCGGAACTGCCCGCGGCCCGCCTCGCCGACATCCTGTCGGCGTACCCGGACCGCGGGAAACCGAAGGGCGCACTCGCGATGTCCCGCGACGCCGCGTTCCGGATGCCCGCCCTGTGGGTGGCCGACGCCCACAGCAGGCACTCGCCGACGTGGATGTACCGGTTCGACCAGGCCACGCCGATGCTCAAGGCCGCACGCATCGGCGCCGGGCACGCCACCGAACTCCCGTACGTCTTCGGCAATTTCGACACGCTCAACATCGACCCGACGTTCTGGCTCGGCGGCCGGAAGACGGCACTCGAGGTGTCGGGCCGGATCCAGCGCCGGTGGCTGGCGTTCGCGCGGCACGGTGTCCCCGCCGCCCTGGACGGGTCCAAGCACTGGGCTCCCTACGACGAGGAGGACCGCTCCACGTTGCTGATCGACGGCGCGGACACCCTTGTCAAGGACCCGGACCACGAGATGCGGGTCGCCTGGGGCAACGACGTCATGGGCTTCAACTGA